The following are from one region of the Mannheimia granulomatis genome:
- the pepB gene encoding aminopeptidase PepB → MTSMNIMLSQQAAPEIWGKNAILSADNHSFIIHNTTNDLATIQKAARKIKNQGILNVKLSGDGWHLEACWAFHQGFTSVRSQGTVEYPNLGEQQTEFEYRLKCSTFIRELINEPSDRLTPQKLAQQAAEFIQNSANANTVSYEIIHGETLKEKGYHGIWTVGKGSINPPALLKLDFNPSGDENAPVLACLVGKGITFDTGGYSIKPSDSMTTMRTDMGGAALLTGTLAFAISKGLNQRVKLYLCCAENMVSHNAFKLGDIITYRNNVTVEVLNTDAEGRLVLADGLIDACEQNPQFIIDAATLTGAAKVAVGNDYHSVLSMDDDLTAALLCSAKAENEPFWRLPFEEFHRGQISSSFADIANIGSVPVGAGASTATAFLSYFVENYQQNWLHIDASATFRKSASDLWAAGATGIGMKTLANLLLSK, encoded by the coding sequence ATGACGTCAATGAATATTATGCTTTCGCAACAAGCTGCTCCGGAAATTTGGGGGAAAAATGCGATTCTTTCAGCCGATAATCACAGCTTTATTATCCATAATACAACAAACGATCTCGCTACTATTCAAAAAGCAGCCAGAAAAATCAAAAACCAAGGTATTTTAAATGTCAAACTTTCAGGCGACGGCTGGCATTTAGAAGCCTGCTGGGCATTTCATCAAGGTTTTACCTCGGTTCGCAGCCAAGGCACAGTTGAATATCCAAACTTAGGCGAACAACAAACAGAATTTGAATATCGTCTAAAATGCTCAACTTTCATCAGAGAGCTTATCAACGAGCCATCTGACCGTTTAACTCCTCAAAAATTAGCTCAACAAGCGGCTGAATTTATCCAAAACAGTGCAAATGCGAATACGGTTTCTTATGAAATTATTCATGGAGAAACATTAAAAGAAAAAGGTTATCACGGCATTTGGACTGTCGGAAAAGGCTCTATCAACCCACCTGCTTTACTTAAATTAGACTTTAATCCAAGCGGTGATGAAAATGCGCCTGTTCTTGCCTGTTTAGTCGGCAAAGGTATTACTTTCGATACCGGCGGATACAGCATCAAACCCAGCGACAGTATGACGACGATGCGTACTGATATGGGAGGCGCCGCTTTATTAACAGGGACTTTAGCATTTGCCATTAGCAAAGGCTTAAATCAACGAGTTAAACTCTATCTCTGCTGTGCGGAAAATATGGTTAGCCACAATGCATTCAAACTCGGAGATATTATTACCTACCGCAATAATGTGACAGTGGAAGTTTTAAACACCGATGCCGAAGGACGTTTGGTACTAGCAGACGGTTTAATTGATGCTTGCGAACAAAATCCTCAATTTATCATTGATGCAGCGACCCTTACAGGTGCAGCAAAAGTAGCCGTCGGCAATGACTATCACTCAGTATTATCAATGGACGATGATTTAACTGCAGCTCTACTCTGCTCCGCTAAAGCGGAAAACGAACCGTTCTGGCGTTTACCTTTTGAAGAGTTTCACCGCGGACAAATTTCCTCCTCTTTTGCCGATATTGCCAACATCGGTTCAGTACCGGTCGGCGCCGGAGCAAGTACCGCTACCGCATTTTTATCCTACTTTGTGGAAAACTATCAGCAAAATTGGCTGCATATTGATGCCTCCGCAACCTTCCGTAAGTCTGCTAGCGATTTATGGGCAGCAGGTGCTACCGGTATTGGGATGAAAACTTTAGCCAACTTATTACTTTCAAAATAA
- a CDS encoding type II toxin-antitoxin system HicB family antitoxin — protein MLFTVGIESPKREHESFGLCVPALCTDEFSCFSAADTVEDILPIVTEAIHLVLETMVEEGKDVTTIKDLGFLSYKQNEDFNYCDSWLLVDIDITAYLGKRQRVNIVLPQYLLDRIDNKVASSSAYKDRSHFLAIAAQRELQQSQVL, from the coding sequence ATGTTATTTACTGTTGGTATTGAAAGTCCTAAAAGAGAGCACGAATCCTTTGGATTGTGTGTGCCAGCACTTTGTACTGATGAATTTAGCTGTTTCAGTGCGGCAGATACGGTTGAAGATATTTTGCCAATAGTAACTGAGGCGATACATTTAGTTTTAGAAACGATGGTAGAGGAAGGCAAGGATGTAACTACTATTAAAGATTTAGGATTTCTATCCTATAAACAGAATGAGGATTTTAATTATTGTGATAGCTGGTTGCTGGTTGATATTGATATTACTGCATACTTAGGTAAACGCCAACGTGTGAATATTGTATTACCGCAGTATTTATTAGATCGTATTGATAATAAAGTAGCAAGTAGTTCCGCGTATAAAGATCGTAGTCATTTCTTAGCGATCGCAGCACAACGTGAGCTACAGCAATCCCAAGTTTTATAA
- the recB gene encoding exodeoxyribonuclease V subunit beta translates to MKKLNPIDLPLNKSVLIEASAGTGKTFTIANIYLRLLLGVGCLPLTVEQILVVTFTKAATEELKDRIRKNIQQCSDFLQDKSNGLDTQSKEKPYHNNLDFLTQLYPKIDNIHEALLRLSIAEREVDTASVFTIHGFCQKMLVQFAFESGVRFDLDLQPNQSELFKKLSEEVWREQFYPQNLAATEVISAELSTPLAALAAVKPYINGELPKVAKVENFVTALEKYNHFITEIKADWQANSEELVNLIRNDLAKKITLHGGWYKATAFEEAVLVMNQWANSNNRYLPEEFYLFTADRIADGTKKNCEPMSVSHLVKNQAFWTAYKQDFAQSLSSVLLYQFLVALKEKLSDYKQNHSERSFDDLLTMLNHALKQPDIGKALAQKIRAIYPFAMIDEFQDTDLTQYEIFSQIFMTDNKGNGFIMIGDPKQSIYKFRGADIFTYLSAAKQANEQFTLGKNWRSLPPVVQAVNNLFHFADSEHSPFIYQGIGFHPVEADDSKGNLVSEQGHFVCYTTEKTKLDDFAEICAYQIHQQLKAMAEGKFGLEKDKEFKAFAAKDIAILVRKGSQAKRIKKALEKRNIKSVYLAESASVFSSEIAAELYWLLQAGLNPYNTKTLFSALGSTLWGLSAAEIHRYKTDEILLDIKVNQFVEYNTIWKEQGILPMLHKLYLEQGIIQRLKGMQGSDRLITDLLHLTEILQEQSQSLESEAELVRWYERQIQSPDYEDEQQLRLESEEELIKIVTIHGSKGLQYPIVWLPFASQKSDSNNLDNLGVFRNENGEIDWYFGSIDENVQQSLQNEEYAEDLRLFYVALTRAESQINLILPSEISGWSPLHYLLSEGGTAEKVVVSEALSSKAIWDKPIELSNELPFERWEQVEQRENYQAKSFEGNIRVVGQITSFSSLYAQHERLSEGKSYRVANFAQDRDENVEIIETDYVGEFSVFSPYHFPHGTKVGTVLHSFFEHCRFGQPIEQESVAKMCEQLDLSEEWIEPVIQWLERILATPLAGAGFSLNEVNEKQRLNEWQFYLRLKNDKALVLLNKLLKQHTILAKHLPELRFPQLEGFVRGFVDCIVQMNGKFYVIDYKSNFLGHLPQNYAFEHLQREMGKHRYDVQYLLYTLAVHRYLTSRLGENYDYERDFGGAVYLFLRAMDGKSENGVYFDKPSKALIEEIDRLFG, encoded by the coding sequence ATGAAAAAGCTCAATCCTATTGATTTACCTTTAAATAAATCGGTGTTAATTGAAGCCTCAGCCGGCACAGGTAAAACCTTCACTATTGCCAATATCTATTTACGCTTATTGCTAGGAGTTGGCTGTTTGCCTCTTACGGTAGAGCAAATTTTGGTGGTTACTTTTACCAAAGCGGCTACTGAAGAATTAAAAGATCGAATTCGTAAAAATATTCAGCAATGTTCTGATTTTTTACAAGATAAATCAAATGGATTAGATACTCAAAGCAAAGAGAAGCCTTACCATAATAATCTCGATTTTTTAACTCAGCTGTATCCAAAAATTGACAACATTCACGAGGCCTTATTACGCTTAAGTATTGCCGAGAGAGAGGTGGATACTGCAAGTGTATTCACTATTCACGGCTTTTGTCAAAAAATGCTGGTGCAGTTTGCCTTTGAATCCGGGGTTCGGTTTGATTTAGATTTACAGCCAAATCAGAGCGAGCTATTCAAAAAATTAAGTGAAGAGGTATGGCGAGAGCAGTTTTATCCGCAAAATTTAGCCGCAACGGAAGTGATTTCTGCTGAGCTTAGTACACCTTTAGCAGCTTTGGCAGCGGTTAAGCCTTATATAAATGGAGAATTGCCTAAAGTAGCAAAAGTAGAAAATTTTGTTACCGCTTTAGAAAAATATAATCATTTTATCACTGAAATCAAAGCCGATTGGCAAGCAAATAGTGAGGAATTAGTAAACCTTATCCGCAATGATCTTGCCAAAAAAATCACTTTGCACGGTGGTTGGTATAAAGCTACAGCTTTTGAAGAGGCTGTGTTGGTGATGAACCAATGGGCGAACTCTAACAATCGTTATTTACCCGAAGAATTTTATTTATTTACTGCAGATAGAATCGCTGACGGCACAAAGAAAAACTGTGAGCCGATGAGTGTTTCTCATCTTGTAAAAAATCAGGCTTTTTGGACCGCTTACAAACAGGATTTCGCGCAAAGTTTATCTTCCGTGCTATTGTACCAATTTTTAGTCGCGTTAAAAGAAAAGCTCTCTGACTATAAGCAAAATCATTCGGAGCGTAGTTTTGATGATCTTTTAACGATGCTGAATCACGCCCTAAAACAGCCGGACATAGGTAAAGCTTTAGCTCAGAAAATTCGAGCGATTTACCCTTTTGCGATGATCGATGAATTTCAAGATACAGACCTCACTCAATATGAGATTTTTAGCCAAATTTTTATGACAGACAATAAAGGGAATGGCTTTATTATGATTGGCGATCCCAAACAGTCTATCTATAAATTCCGAGGCGCAGATATCTTCACTTACTTAAGTGCAGCCAAACAGGCAAATGAACAGTTTACTCTTGGGAAAAACTGGCGTTCTTTGCCACCTGTGGTACAAGCGGTCAATAATTTGTTTCATTTTGCAGATAGCGAACATTCCCCTTTTATCTATCAAGGCATTGGTTTTCATCCTGTTGAAGCAGATGATTCAAAGGGGAACCTTGTGAGTGAGCAAGGGCATTTTGTTTGCTATACCACTGAAAAAACAAAATTGGATGATTTTGCTGAAATCTGTGCTTATCAAATCCATCAGCAATTAAAAGCAATGGCAGAGGGCAAATTCGGGCTTGAGAAAGATAAGGAGTTTAAAGCGTTTGCAGCAAAAGATATTGCGATTTTAGTGCGTAAAGGCTCGCAAGCAAAACGTATTAAAAAAGCCTTAGAAAAGCGTAATATTAAATCGGTCTATTTGGCAGAATCGGCAAGTGTGTTTAGCTCGGAAATTGCCGCCGAACTTTACTGGTTACTGCAAGCCGGCTTGAATCCCTATAATACCAAAACATTGTTTTCTGCTTTAGGTTCAACGCTTTGGGGGCTGAGTGCTGCGGAAATTCATCGTTATAAAACAGATGAAATATTGCTTGATATTAAAGTAAATCAGTTTGTGGAATATAACACAATTTGGAAAGAGCAAGGCATTTTGCCGATGTTGCATAAACTCTATCTTGAACAAGGTATTATCCAACGTTTGAAAGGAATGCAGGGCTCAGACCGATTGATTACAGATTTATTGCATTTAACTGAAATTTTACAAGAGCAATCTCAATCGTTGGAATCTGAGGCAGAACTTGTTCGTTGGTATGAGAGACAAATTCAGTCCCCGGATTATGAAGACGAGCAGCAGCTTAGGCTGGAAAGCGAGGAAGAGCTGATTAAAATTGTGACTATTCATGGTTCAAAAGGATTGCAATATCCAATTGTTTGGTTGCCGTTTGCTTCACAAAAAAGTGACAGTAATAATTTAGACAATTTAGGTGTATTTCGTAATGAAAACGGAGAAATAGATTGGTATTTTGGTTCAATTGATGAGAATGTGCAGCAATCTCTGCAAAATGAAGAATATGCAGAAGATTTGCGTCTATTTTATGTGGCATTAACTCGGGCAGAATCTCAGATTAATCTGATTTTACCCTCTGAGATTTCAGGTTGGAGTCCGCTACATTATTTATTAAGTGAAGGAGGAACAGCGGAGAAAGTAGTTGTGTCTGAGGCCTTATCTAGCAAAGCAATTTGGGATAAGCCGATTGAGTTGAGTAATGAATTACCGTTTGAACGTTGGGAACAAGTTGAGCAAAGAGAGAATTATCAAGCAAAAAGCTTTGAGGGTAATATTCGTGTAGTGGGGCAGATTACCAGCTTTTCATCTCTCTATGCACAACATGAGCGTTTAAGTGAAGGTAAAAGTTATCGGGTAGCGAACTTTGCACAAGATCGTGATGAGAATGTGGAAATTATCGAAACCGATTATGTCGGAGAATTTAGCGTATTTTCGCCATATCACTTTCCACATGGTACAAAGGTTGGAACAGTGTTACACAGTTTTTTTGAGCATTGCCGCTTTGGACAACCGATTGAGCAGGAAAGTGTAGCAAAGATGTGTGAGCAGCTTGATTTATCAGAAGAGTGGATTGAGCCTGTAATACAATGGTTGGAGCGTATTTTAGCAACACCGTTGGCGGGAGCAGGTTTTAGTTTAAATGAGGTAAATGAAAAACAGCGTTTGAACGAATGGCAGTTCTATCTGCGTTTAAAAAACGATAAGGCGCTAGTGCTTCTCAATAAGTTGCTTAAACAACACACCATATTGGCTAAGCATCTTCCAGAACTTCGATTTCCACAGTTAGAAGGCTTTGTACGAGGTTTTGTGGATTGTATAGTGCAGATGAACGGGAAGTTCTATGTGATTGACTATAAATCAAACTTCCTGGGGCATTTGCCACAAAATTACGCTTTTGAGCATCTTCAGCGGGAAATGGGCAAACATCGTTATGATGTGCAATATTTACTTTATACCCTTGCTGTTCATCGTTATTTAACTTCTCGATTAGGTGAAAATTATGATTATGAACGTGATTTCGGTGGAGCTGTCTATCTTTTCTTAAGAGCAATGGATGGTAAGAGTGAAAATGGCGTTTATTTTGATAAACCAAGCAAAGCCTTGATAGAAGAGATAGATCGGTTATTTGGGTAG
- a CDS encoding efflux RND transporter periplasmic adaptor subunit, protein MKLKPLALLVLITTIGIGGYFYYNQQQKNEQIHYITEQVTRTSIDKKVLATGSVRANKRTEVGAQVSGKIQNLYVKLGQKVKQGDLIAEIDSSNQSNSLSTAEAQLSAYQAQLSSAKVALEVAQSNYNRLTKLYKANSTSLSDLETAKNTLASAKANVDNIKAQIKSAEISVNNAKTNLNYTQLISPIEGVIVSVPVSVGQTVNANQTSPTIVQVADLSKMLIKLEISEGDIAQVKTGQEVNFTTLAEPEREYNATIDSIDPALTNLTDNNYTEKSGNTEAIYYYANLLVDNPDNSLRIGMTTQARITIAKREQVLVIPTSVIKKRGKENYVNVLENGISVEKAITLGMADGQNTEVLSGINEGDQVILTQRANDEKVSSARGPRIF, encoded by the coding sequence ATGAAACTAAAACCATTAGCCCTACTTGTGCTAATTACCACTATCGGAATAGGTGGATATTTCTACTACAATCAACAACAAAAAAATGAACAGATTCATTATATTACCGAGCAGGTAACACGCACCAGCATTGATAAAAAAGTACTTGCGACCGGCTCTGTTCGTGCCAATAAACGCACTGAGGTAGGGGCTCAAGTTTCAGGTAAAATCCAAAATCTTTATGTTAAACTTGGGCAAAAAGTTAAACAAGGTGATTTGATTGCAGAGATCGATTCAAGCAACCAAAGCAATAGTTTAAGCACTGCAGAAGCACAACTCTCTGCCTATCAAGCACAATTAAGCTCAGCGAAAGTCGCACTTGAGGTTGCGCAATCTAATTACAACCGTTTAACTAAATTGTATAAAGCAAACAGCACTTCTTTAAGCGATTTAGAAACAGCCAAAAACACGCTAGCATCGGCAAAAGCAAATGTTGATAACATTAAAGCTCAAATTAAATCCGCTGAAATCTCCGTTAATAATGCCAAAACTAACTTAAATTATACTCAGCTCATCTCACCAATAGAGGGAGTAATTGTTTCAGTACCAGTTTCAGTCGGGCAGACAGTTAATGCAAACCAAACTTCTCCAACTATAGTTCAAGTAGCAGATTTATCCAAAATGTTAATAAAATTAGAGATTTCGGAAGGTGATATTGCACAGGTTAAAACAGGGCAAGAGGTGAATTTTACGACACTAGCCGAACCGGAGCGGGAATATAATGCAACCATTGATAGCATTGATCCTGCCTTAACAAATCTCACCGATAATAACTACACAGAGAAATCCGGCAATACCGAGGCAATTTATTACTATGCTAATTTATTGGTAGATAATCCAGATAACAGCTTACGTATAGGCATGACAACACAGGCTCGAATCACTATTGCAAAACGGGAGCAAGTGCTGGTAATTCCAACATCGGTTATTAAAAAACGAGGTAAAGAGAACTACGTAAATGTGCTGGAAAACGGTATCTCTGTGGAAAAAGCTATTACTCTTGGAATGGCTGATGGTCAAAATACAGAAGTTTTATCCGGTATCAATGAAGGAGATCAAGTGATCTTAACTCAACGTGCAAATGATGAGAAAGTCAGCTCTGCCCGGGGGCCAAGAATCTTCTAA
- a CDS encoding 5'-nucleotidase, lipoprotein e(P4) family produces the protein MKTLKLPLLTTVAILTLSACSHHQKNDKHHEMVLQEQATLGVNWVQQSGEYQALAHQAFNTAKVAFDQAKAKKGKKKAVVVDLDETMVDNSPYAGWQVKNHQLFDSESWTRWVNARQTGAIAGAVEFNNYVNSQKGTVFYVSNRKDSNEKAATIDDMKKLGFTGVNEQTLFLKKDKSNKTPRFEEIEKQGYEIVLYIGDNLNDFGDATYRKSNAERRAFVSENSKLFGKKFIILPNPNYGDWEGGLDKDYYKGNVENRIKIRHNAIKAWDGK, from the coding sequence ATGAAAACGCTAAAACTCCCTCTACTTACAACGGTAGCAATCTTAACTCTAAGTGCTTGTAGTCATCATCAAAAAAATGATAAACACCATGAGATGGTGTTGCAAGAGCAAGCCACCTTAGGTGTCAACTGGGTACAACAATCCGGCGAATATCAAGCACTGGCTCATCAAGCATTTAATACTGCAAAAGTAGCTTTTGATCAGGCAAAAGCTAAAAAAGGAAAGAAAAAAGCTGTTGTCGTTGATCTAGACGAAACAATGGTAGATAACAGTCCTTATGCCGGCTGGCAAGTGAAAAACCATCAGTTATTTGATAGTGAAAGCTGGACTCGCTGGGTTAACGCACGCCAAACAGGCGCAATTGCCGGTGCAGTTGAATTTAACAACTATGTAAATAGCCAAAAAGGCACCGTATTCTATGTCTCTAACCGTAAAGACAGCAATGAAAAAGCCGCTACCATTGATGATATGAAAAAACTAGGTTTTACCGGTGTAAATGAACAAACTTTATTTCTGAAGAAAGATAAATCGAACAAAACACCTCGTTTCGAAGAAATTGAAAAGCAAGGTTATGAGATAGTCCTTTATATCGGGGATAACTTAAATGATTTTGGTGATGCGACCTACCGTAAATCAAATGCTGAACGCCGAGCTTTTGTCAGTGAAAACAGCAAACTATTCGGTAAGAAATTCATCATACTACCAAATCCTAATTATGGTGACTGGGAAGGTGGTTTAGACAAAGACTACTACAAAGGCAATGTTGAAAACCGAATCAAAATTCGCCACAATGCAATTAAAGCATGGGACGGAAAATAA
- a CDS encoding MATE family efflux transporter — protein MNFQWHAYPDNARKLFKLSWPIFISQLSASGMGLADIVMAGLVSDDDVSAIAVSNSIYFPLFLFVLGLLNAITPTVSYLNGSGNRHLIAHQIRQGVWLVLVTSVPLIAIFLNSHLILDLMDTPAEFSLKSQQYLAVIAIGLIPALLGINLRCMNDGLSNPKPAMRITFFGLLLNIPLNYIFIFGKFGLPEMGAVGCGVATAIVNWIMFLLMLHYCYRNPSQKDIKLFEKWLEAPSGQTLLKLCKLGLPIAFATFTEVMLFSTSALFLSPLGSQVVASHQAALQTSSLFFMIPMSFGIATTIVIGQMLGQKNVQGAKVLSYHALITAALLAIIAAIIIILFNNLIPHAFSSDPISISIAANLLIFAAIYQIPDAIQAVANGILRGYKHTKPILYVTVFCYWVVSMPLGYILARTNWIVQPMAAQGFWLVFCIGLSLASGLLLWQMRKIQSISEIQLIDKLERIK, from the coding sequence ATGAATTTTCAATGGCACGCATATCCTGATAATGCCCGTAAATTATTTAAACTATCATGGCCGATTTTTATCTCCCAACTTTCCGCATCGGGGATGGGCTTAGCTGATATTGTAATGGCAGGCTTAGTCAGCGATGATGATGTTTCTGCAATTGCGGTAAGTAATTCTATTTACTTCCCCCTTTTCCTGTTTGTGTTGGGGTTACTCAATGCTATTACGCCGACGGTATCTTATTTAAACGGATCTGGTAATCGACATTTAATTGCACACCAAATCAGACAAGGTGTGTGGTTGGTGTTGGTAACCTCTGTGCCATTGATTGCCATTTTTCTTAACAGCCACCTCATTTTAGATTTAATGGATACTCCGGCTGAATTTTCTCTGAAATCACAGCAATATTTGGCCGTAATAGCGATAGGGCTTATTCCTGCACTATTAGGCATTAATTTACGTTGTATGAATGATGGTTTGTCTAATCCGAAACCGGCAATGCGAATTACTTTTTTCGGCTTGTTACTTAACATTCCACTTAACTATATTTTTATTTTTGGTAAATTTGGTTTACCTGAAATGGGGGCGGTTGGTTGTGGGGTAGCAACCGCCATTGTAAACTGGATTATGTTCTTGCTAATGCTACATTACTGTTACCGTAATCCATCACAAAAAGACATTAAATTATTTGAAAAATGGTTAGAGGCACCAAGCGGTCAAACTTTACTAAAACTTTGCAAATTAGGCTTACCGATCGCTTTTGCTACTTTTACTGAAGTCATGTTATTTTCAACTTCAGCGTTGTTTCTTTCTCCTCTTGGCTCGCAAGTAGTGGCGAGTCATCAAGCGGCATTGCAGACCAGCTCACTGTTTTTTATGATACCGATGTCATTTGGGATTGCTACCACTATTGTAATAGGGCAAATGCTCGGACAGAAAAATGTGCAAGGAGCAAAAGTGCTAAGCTACCATGCTTTAATTACTGCGGCGTTGCTTGCTATTATTGCTGCGATCATTATTATTTTGTTTAATAATTTAATTCCGCATGCTTTCAGTAGTGATCCTATTTCTATCTCGATCGCTGCCAATTTATTGATTTTTGCGGCGATATACCAAATTCCGGATGCGATACAAGCAGTGGCTAACGGCATTTTGCGTGGTTATAAACACACTAAGCCGATTTTATATGTTACGGTTTTTTGTTATTGGGTGGTGAGTATGCCATTAGGCTACATTTTAGCTAGGACAAATTGGATTGTTCAGCCTATGGCTGCTCAAGGTTTCTGGCTCGTTTTCTGCATTGGTTTAAGTCTTGCCAGCGGATTACTGTTGTGGCAGATGAGAAAAATTCAATCGATTTCGGAAATACAATTAATTGATAAATTAGAGAGAATTAAATAA
- a CDS encoding extracellular solute-binding protein → MKKLAGLFAAGLATVALTACNEEKGTEPKAAADAKPQATNQTVHLYTWTEYVPEGLLDEFTKETGIKVEVSSLESNETMYAKLKLQGKDGGYDVIAPSNYFVSKMAKEGMLAELDHAQLPVIKELNQDWLNKPYDLGNKYSLPQLLGAPGIAFNTADYKGETFNSWGDLWKPEFAGKVQLLDDAREVFNIALLKLGKNPNTTNPDDIKAAFEELKKLRPNVLSFTSDNPANSFISGEVSVGQLWNGSVRIAKKENAPVDMVFPKEGPVLWVDTLAIPASAKNKENAHKLINYLLSAKVSEQLTLAIGYPTSNVEALKVLPKEITEDTAIYPSAEILQKSQWQDDVGDAIELYEKYYQELKAAK, encoded by the coding sequence ATGAAAAAATTAGCAGGTTTATTTGCAGCCGGTTTAGCAACAGTTGCATTAACAGCATGTAATGAAGAAAAAGGCACGGAGCCGAAAGCCGCTGCTGATGCGAAACCACAAGCAACAAATCAAACAGTTCATCTTTATACTTGGACTGAATATGTACCTGAAGGCTTGTTAGATGAATTTACCAAAGAAACCGGCATTAAAGTAGAAGTTTCAAGTCTTGAATCTAACGAAACAATGTACGCGAAATTAAAATTACAAGGTAAAGATGGCGGTTATGATGTTATCGCTCCATCAAATTACTTTGTTTCTAAAATGGCAAAAGAAGGAATGTTAGCGGAATTAGATCATGCTCAACTTCCGGTTATTAAAGAGTTAAACCAAGATTGGTTAAACAAACCTTATGATCTAGGCAACAAATACTCATTACCACAGCTATTAGGTGCGCCGGGTATTGCGTTTAATACAGCAGATTACAAAGGTGAAACCTTCAATTCTTGGGGTGATTTATGGAAACCTGAATTCGCAGGTAAAGTTCAATTATTAGATGATGCTCGTGAAGTATTTAATATTGCGTTATTAAAATTAGGTAAAAACCCGAATACAACGAATCCGGATGATATTAAAGCAGCATTTGAAGAGTTGAAAAAATTACGTCCAAACGTACTTTCATTCACTTCTGATAACCCGGCTAACTCATTCATTTCCGGTGAGGTTTCTGTAGGTCAGTTATGGAACGGCTCTGTACGCATTGCGAAGAAAGAAAATGCACCTGTTGATATGGTATTCCCAAAAGAAGGCCCGGTGCTTTGGGTAGATACATTAGCGATCCCTGCTAGTGCGAAAAATAAAGAAAATGCACATAAACTCATTAACTACTTGTTAAGTGCAAAAGTTTCTGAACAATTAACCTTAGCGATTGGTTATCCAACTTCAAACGTGGAAGCGTTAAAAGTATTACCAAAAGAGATTACGGAAGATACTGCAATTTATCCGTCTGCAGAAATTTTACAAAAATCTCAATGGCAAGATGACGTTGGCGATGCAATTGAACTTTACGAAAAATACTATCAAGAATTAAAAGCAGCAAAATAA
- the greB gene encoding transcription elongation factor GreB: protein MAKSNYITRAGWQALDQELKFLWKEERPKVTQAVSDAAALGDRSENAEYIYGKRRLREIDRRVRFLSKRLEVLQIVDYHPKQEGKVFFGAWVELENEDGEAKQYRIVGCDEFDPAKNWISIDSPVARALIGKQIDDEIRVETPLGKILLYINKIWYEA, encoded by the coding sequence ATGGCTAAATCCAACTATATTACCCGAGCAGGCTGGCAAGCCTTAGATCAAGAACTAAAGTTTTTATGGAAAGAAGAACGGCCAAAAGTAACTCAAGCGGTTTCTGATGCTGCCGCTCTTGGCGATCGCAGTGAAAATGCCGAATACATTTATGGTAAACGTAGGCTACGAGAAATTGACCGTCGTGTGCGTTTTCTCTCAAAACGTTTAGAAGTTCTGCAAATCGTAGATTATCATCCTAAACAAGAGGGAAAAGTCTTTTTCGGTGCTTGGGTAGAATTAGAAAACGAGGATGGCGAAGCCAAACAATATCGCATTGTAGGCTGTGATGAATTTGATCCTGCGAAAAATTGGATCTCTATCGACTCCCCTGTAGCCAGAGCATTGATCGGTAAACAGATTGATGATGAAATTCGGGTCGAAACTCCATTAGGAAAAATTCTGCTTTATATCAACAAAATTTGGTATGAAGCATAA
- a CDS encoding type II toxin-antitoxin system HicA family toxin: MHSRDLIKELKASGCEFVRHEKGDHQIWYSPNTKKAFIVPHPKQYLPIGTLCSIKKSAGLL, encoded by the coding sequence ATGCACTCACGCGACTTAATCAAAGAACTTAAAGCCTCTGGCTGTGAATTTGTTAGGCATGAGAAAGGCGATCATCAAATTTGGTATTCTCCAAATACGAAAAAAGCCTTTATAGTACCTCATCCAAAACAATATTTGCCCATCGGGACTTTATGTTCGATCAAAAAATCGGCAGGGCTTTTATAG